The proteins below come from a single Oerskovia jenensis genomic window:
- a CDS encoding YqeB family protein yields MHEKIHDSLTTDAVSRDPAETVVGASSGETRFLRVVVPVLGLAAGVGLRWLAAWMASLPWIPWQGLARSVDALADVGGTWTLVGLGIVGAVVGACFAQHLVETMGRIAVTSTGAGFKNEDTLETVGRTEVTDVFVEGASIVLLAGGRELHRWPADLPVREVGAAFTHHGWPWREGGDPFRSSYRRWEIGDETLPAGADALFRARAGLIEAGKTVHVREVRADLAAIGVVVRDEGKVQHWRLATDGAGVGAVGVERRA; encoded by the coding sequence GTGCACGAGAAGATCCACGATTCCCTGACCACCGACGCCGTCTCTCGCGACCCCGCGGAGACGGTCGTCGGCGCTTCCTCGGGCGAGACCCGCTTCCTCCGGGTGGTCGTGCCGGTCCTCGGCCTGGCTGCGGGCGTCGGCCTGCGCTGGCTCGCGGCCTGGATGGCGAGCCTGCCCTGGATCCCCTGGCAGGGGCTGGCGCGGTCGGTCGACGCGCTGGCCGACGTCGGGGGCACCTGGACGCTCGTCGGGCTCGGGATCGTGGGCGCTGTCGTCGGGGCGTGCTTCGCGCAGCACCTCGTGGAGACCATGGGCCGGATCGCGGTCACGTCCACCGGGGCCGGGTTCAAGAACGAGGACACGCTCGAGACGGTCGGTCGCACGGAGGTCACCGACGTGTTCGTCGAGGGCGCGTCGATCGTGCTCCTCGCGGGTGGCCGAGAGCTCCACCGATGGCCCGCCGACCTGCCGGTCCGTGAGGTGGGCGCGGCGTTCACCCACCACGGCTGGCCCTGGCGCGAGGGCGGAGACCCGTTCCGCTCCTCGTACCGGCGCTGGGAGATCGGGGACGAGACGCTCCCCGCAGGGGCGGACGCCCTGTTCAGGGCCCGGGCGGGGCTGATCGAGGCCGGCAAGACGGTCCATGTCCGCGAGGTGCGCGCGGACCTTGCGGCGATCGGGGTCGTCGTGCGGGACGAGGGCAAGGTCCAGCACTGGCGTCTCGCGACGGACGGGGCCGGGGTCGGGGCGGTCGGCGTCGAGCGTCGCGCCTGA
- a CDS encoding DUF1697 domain-containing protein has product MLLRGVNVGGGRKVPSADLRAVAQDAGFTGARTILNSGNLVVSSGASGATGPDDVARLVRAGLADRLGLDVDVLALTGEDLAAAIAANPFDEAARVDPSHLLLTFHPRPPDPDRLAALEPARYGIEHMAWSGPVSYTWFQGGVGTSKLTPAVLLRTLGVWGTARNWNTVEKLAVLVDEAA; this is encoded by the coding sequence GTGCTGCTGCGAGGGGTGAACGTGGGTGGCGGTCGCAAGGTCCCGTCCGCAGACCTGCGCGCGGTCGCGCAGGACGCCGGGTTCACGGGGGCGCGCACGATCCTCAACAGCGGGAACCTGGTCGTCTCGTCCGGCGCGTCGGGAGCCACCGGTCCCGACGACGTCGCCCGCCTCGTGCGCGCGGGACTCGCCGACCGTCTGGGACTGGACGTCGACGTGCTCGCGCTGACCGGTGAGGACCTGGCGGCCGCGATCGCCGCGAACCCCTTCGACGAGGCCGCCCGCGTGGACCCGTCCCACCTCCTGCTGACGTTCCACCCGCGACCTCCCGACCCGGACAGGCTCGCGGCCCTCGAACCTGCCCGGTACGGGATCGAGCACATGGCGTGGTCGGGACCCGTGAGCTACACGTGGTTCCAGGGCGGGGTCGGTACGTCGAAGCTCACGCCCGCGGTCCTGCTCCGGACCCTCGGGGTGTGGGGCACGGCCAGGAACTGGAACACCGTGGAGAAGCTGGCCGTGCTCGTGGACGAGGCGGCCTGA
- a CDS encoding formylglycine-generating enzyme family protein: MDTAAGAARATDPTRGPARTTTGSDEGPSPLVALPGGSFRMGSTEFYADEGPVHEATVAPFEIEQHPVTNAQFAAFVADTGYVTVAERPLDPSDYPGVAPEDLQPGALVFTPTAGPVNLADWRQWWRWQPGARWSAPHGPGSSIEGREDHPVVQVSFEDAQAYARWAGRSLPTEAEWEYAARGGLDGTRFAWGDEYRPDGELLTNHWQGSFPYRNTGAQGWVGTSPVGTFPPNGFGLVDMTGNVWEWTTSFYTPNHAAEARSAAQAEAARSALTVEMPACCSPSTGQARAGRADAHSAGRSGAPDDDPRAAASAEPGSSIPRKALKGGSHLCAPEYCLRYRPAARSPQAIDTATSHIGFRCVVRPPVTVPPVAVSPPASARNLLG; the protein is encoded by the coding sequence ATGGACACGGCAGCGGGCGCAGCACGGGCGACGGACCCGACGCGAGGGCCGGCACGCACGACGACCGGCTCCGACGAGGGCCCGTCCCCGCTCGTCGCCCTGCCCGGTGGCTCGTTCCGCATGGGCTCGACCGAGTTCTACGCCGACGAGGGGCCCGTCCACGAAGCGACCGTCGCACCGTTCGAGATCGAGCAGCATCCCGTCACCAACGCACAGTTCGCCGCGTTCGTCGCCGACACGGGCTACGTGACCGTCGCCGAGCGCCCGCTCGACCCGTCCGACTACCCGGGGGTCGCACCCGAGGACCTCCAGCCGGGGGCGCTCGTGTTCACGCCGACCGCAGGCCCGGTGAACCTCGCGGACTGGCGGCAGTGGTGGCGCTGGCAGCCGGGTGCCCGGTGGAGCGCACCGCACGGTCCGGGGAGCTCGATCGAGGGTCGCGAGGACCATCCCGTCGTGCAGGTCTCGTTCGAGGACGCGCAGGCGTACGCCCGGTGGGCGGGCCGGTCTCTGCCGACCGAGGCCGAGTGGGAGTACGCCGCGCGCGGCGGGCTCGACGGCACGCGCTTCGCCTGGGGAGACGAGTACCGCCCGGACGGCGAGCTCCTCACCAACCACTGGCAGGGCTCGTTCCCCTACCGCAACACCGGTGCACAGGGCTGGGTCGGCACGAGCCCCGTGGGGACGTTCCCACCGAACGGCTTCGGCCTGGTCGACATGACCGGCAACGTCTGGGAGTGGACCACGTCGTTCTACACGCCGAACCATGCGGCCGAGGCCCGTTCCGCCGCGCAGGCCGAGGCGGCTCGGTCCGCGCTCACGGTCGAGATGCCGGCGTGCTGCTCACCGAGCACCGGACAGGCCAGGGCGGGCCGCGCCGATGCGCACTCCGCAGGCCGGTCCGGTGCGCCCGACGACGACCCGCGCGCCGCAGCGAGCGCCGAACCGGGGTCCTCGATCCCCCGCAAGGCGCTCAAGGGAGGGTCGCACCTGTGCGCCCCGGAGTACTGCCTGCGGTACCGGCCGGCGGCCCGCTCGCCGCAGGCGATCGACACCGCCACGAGCCACATCGGCTTCCGCTGCGTCGTGCGTCCCCCGGTCACCGTGCCCCCTGTCGCGGTGTCGCCCCCCGCGTCGGCGCGCAACCTGCTGGGCTGA
- a CDS encoding PadR family transcriptional regulator, protein MARKELSAAALLLLGLLHERPMHPYQVHQTLKQRGDDRLASITPGSVYHAMDRLESEGLVEAVGTDREGNRPQRTTYRLTDAGREAFAARTALLLGEPRREHPCFPLALSQAHAIDRASALAATRARRAALADELAAYTSRYDVVRHHGLPRRLLLDVEYDIHRIESELTWLDGLLADLDSGALDWDEPVPQSFRDFVAARSRAQTTDHVP, encoded by the coding sequence ATGGCACGCAAGGAGCTCTCCGCGGCTGCCCTGCTCCTCCTCGGGCTGCTCCACGAACGACCCATGCACCCCTACCAGGTGCACCAGACGCTCAAGCAGCGCGGGGACGACCGGCTCGCGAGCATCACCCCGGGCTCGGTCTACCACGCCATGGACCGCCTGGAGTCGGAGGGCCTCGTCGAGGCGGTCGGTACGGACCGTGAGGGCAACCGGCCCCAGCGGACCACCTACCGACTCACCGACGCGGGGCGCGAGGCGTTCGCCGCGCGCACGGCGCTGCTGCTCGGCGAACCACGACGAGAGCACCCCTGCTTCCCGCTCGCGCTCTCCCAGGCCCACGCGATCGACCGGGCCAGCGCGCTCGCGGCGACGCGGGCCCGTCGTGCGGCGCTGGCCGACGAGCTCGCCGCCTACACCAGCAGGTACGACGTCGTCCGGCACCACGGGCTGCCCCGCCGCCTCCTGCTCGACGTCGAGTACGACATCCACCGGATCGAGTCCGAGCTGACGTGGCTCGACGGCCTCCTCGCGGACCTCGACTCCGGTGCCCTGGACTGGGACGAGCCCGTCCCGCAGTCCTTCCGTGACTTCGTCGCCGCCCGTTCGCGGGCCCAGACCACGGACCACGTGCCCTGA
- a CDS encoding DHA2 family efflux MFS transporter permease subunit, which yields MTTTPPSGSLPAPAAAPAIPTGPAAPAPAGPPLVDLGGRSPWSILPALCLGFFMIMVDTTIVNIAVPTLVDTFDTTLTAVGWVNSAYLLTYAVLLLLAGRLGDRFGPKPVFVLGLVIFTLSSLWCGLSGSVEMLIVARAVQGVGAALMTPQTMSMITRVFPPRQRGAAMGLWGAVAGVATIAGPLLGGVFVETWGWEWIFFVNIPVGVVALVLALRSLPSLPTSKRSFDMVGVALSIVGLFLFVFGLQEGETYHWGTVVGPLNIWTIIGLGVLVLAAFVLWQRHLGDRALLPLTLFHSRNFSLANVAGMAVSFGMIGIFFPLTIFLQSILGLSPLEAALINLPGSLVSGVVAPFAGRLSDRIPGKWVVATGFALLSASVVWLSIAATPDASVWAIVAPMTLFGIGTGALFSPLANLATSGLDHRTAGAGAGAFNTFRQVGGVIGSAAIVATLTSRLSATLPAAARDAAAGLPAEFRQQFVDGFASAGGAFTGGAQHMELPAGIPPEVAEQIREAATTALHQGFSVAVGQTLLVTAGVLVVGLVAALSMRATHVVHAD from the coding sequence ATGACCACGACCCCTCCTTCAGGGAGCCTTCCAGCGCCCGCCGCGGCGCCCGCGATACCGACCGGCCCGGCCGCCCCGGCACCCGCAGGGCCCCCGCTCGTCGATCTCGGCGGGCGCAGCCCGTGGAGCATCCTGCCGGCCCTGTGCCTGGGCTTCTTCATGATCATGGTCGACACCACGATCGTGAACATCGCCGTCCCCACCCTCGTCGACACGTTCGACACGACCCTGACCGCGGTGGGCTGGGTCAACAGCGCCTACCTGCTCACGTACGCGGTGCTGCTGCTCCTGGCGGGGCGCCTCGGTGACCGCTTCGGCCCCAAGCCCGTGTTCGTCCTGGGGCTCGTGATCTTCACGCTCTCCTCGCTGTGGTGCGGGTTGTCCGGCTCGGTCGAGATGCTCATCGTGGCGCGCGCGGTCCAGGGCGTCGGTGCGGCGCTCATGACCCCGCAGACCATGTCGATGATCACGCGCGTCTTCCCGCCGCGTCAGCGCGGGGCCGCGATGGGGCTGTGGGGAGCGGTCGCGGGTGTCGCGACCATCGCCGGCCCGTTGCTCGGCGGTGTGTTCGTCGAGACGTGGGGCTGGGAGTGGATCTTCTTCGTGAACATCCCGGTGGGCGTGGTCGCCCTGGTCCTGGCGCTGCGCAGCCTGCCGTCCCTGCCCACGAGCAAGCGCAGCTTCGACATGGTCGGCGTGGCCCTGTCGATCGTGGGGCTCTTCCTGTTCGTGTTCGGACTGCAGGAGGGCGAGACGTACCACTGGGGCACGGTCGTCGGGCCGCTGAACATCTGGACGATCATCGGCCTGGGCGTGCTGGTCCTGGCGGCCTTCGTGCTGTGGCAGCGCCACCTCGGTGACCGGGCGCTCCTGCCGCTCACGCTGTTCCACTCGCGCAACTTCTCGCTCGCCAACGTGGCCGGCATGGCCGTGTCGTTCGGCATGATCGGGATCTTCTTCCCGCTGACGATCTTCCTGCAGTCGATCCTGGGCCTCTCGCCCCTCGAAGCGGCGCTCATCAACCTGCCCGGCTCGCTCGTGTCGGGGGTCGTGGCGCCGTTCGCGGGTCGGCTCTCGGACCGGATCCCGGGCAAGTGGGTCGTCGCGACGGGCTTCGCGCTGCTCTCGGCCTCGGTCGTGTGGTTGAGCATCGCGGCCACGCCCGATGCGAGCGTGTGGGCGATCGTCGCCCCCATGACCCTGTTCGGGATCGGGACGGGCGCGCTCTTCTCGCCGCTCGCGAACCTCGCGACCTCGGGGCTCGACCACCGCACGGCCGGCGCCGGCGCGGGCGCGTTCAACACGTTCCGTCAGGTGGGTGGTGTGATCGGCTCGGCCGCGATCGTCGCGACGCTCACGAGCAGGCTGTCGGCGACCCTGCCGGCCGCTGCACGCGACGCCGCGGCGGGGCTGCCCGCCGAGTTCCGCCAGCAGTTCGTCGACGGCTTCGCCTCGGCGGGTGGGGCGTTCACCGGGGGAGCCCAGCACATGGAGCTCCCCGCGGGCATCCCGCCCGAGGTCGCCGAGCAGATCCGCGAGGCCGCGACCACGGCCCTGCACCAGGGCTTCTCGGTCGCGGTCGGGCAGACGCTGCTCGTCACGGCAGGCGTGCTGGTCGTGGGTCTCGTCGCGGCACTCAGCATGCGCGCGACGCACGTCGTGCACGCGGACTGA
- a CDS encoding PhoH family protein: MLRFAEHDVVLPVVVITELEAKRHHAELGYFARSALRMLDDLRVKHGRLDAPLPVGAVGGTLRVELNHTDSGVLPAGFRLGDNDTRILSVAANLASEGCDVTVVSKDLPMRVKASAVGLRAEEYRAELAIDSGWTGMGEIDVSDEQMAALWEHESVELLSLDPATVAAAEPLLVHAGLVIHSPRGSALGRVTADKHVQLVRGDREVFGVHGRSAEQRIAIDLLLDEEIGIVSLGGRAGTGKSALALCAGLEAVLEKRQHRKIMVFRPLYAVGGQELGYLPGSESEKMNPWAQAVFDTLGAVVSKEVMDEIVDRDVLEVLPLTHIRGRSLHDAFVIVDEAQSLERNVLLTVLSRIGQSSRVVLTHDVAQRDNLRVGRHDGVAAVIEALKGHPLFAHVTLTRSERSPVAALVTEMLESIEV; this comes from the coding sequence ATGCTGCGGTTCGCCGAGCACGACGTCGTCCTCCCCGTCGTCGTCATCACCGAGCTCGAGGCCAAGCGTCACCACGCCGAGCTCGGGTACTTCGCCCGCAGCGCGTTGCGCATGCTCGACGACCTGCGGGTCAAGCACGGCCGCCTCGACGCCCCGCTCCCCGTGGGCGCCGTGGGCGGGACGCTGCGCGTCGAGCTCAACCACACGGACTCGGGCGTGCTCCCCGCCGGGTTCCGCCTGGGGGACAACGACACCCGCATCCTGTCGGTCGCGGCGAACCTCGCGAGCGAGGGGTGCGACGTGACCGTGGTGTCGAAGGACCTGCCCATGCGCGTCAAGGCGTCCGCGGTGGGCCTGCGCGCCGAGGAGTACCGGGCCGAGCTCGCGATCGACTCGGGCTGGACGGGCATGGGCGAGATCGACGTGAGCGACGAGCAGATGGCCGCGCTGTGGGAGCACGAGTCGGTCGAGCTCCTGAGCCTCGACCCGGCCACGGTCGCCGCCGCCGAACCGCTCCTGGTCCACGCGGGGCTCGTGATCCACTCGCCGCGGGGGTCCGCGCTGGGCCGGGTCACGGCCGACAAGCACGTGCAGCTCGTCCGGGGCGACCGGGAGGTGTTCGGTGTGCACGGGCGCTCGGCCGAGCAGCGCATCGCGATCGACCTGCTGCTCGACGAGGAGATCGGGATCGTGTCCCTCGGGGGGCGCGCGGGGACGGGCAAGTCGGCGCTCGCGCTGTGCGCGGGCCTCGAGGCGGTGCTCGAGAAGAGGCAGCACCGCAAGATCATGGTCTTCCGGCCCCTGTACGCCGTGGGCGGGCAGGAGCTCGGCTACCTGCCCGGCTCGGAGAGCGAGAAGATGAACCCGTGGGCCCAGGCGGTCTTCGACACCCTGGGCGCGGTCGTGTCCAAGGAGGTCATGGACGAGATCGTGGACCGCGACGTGCTCGAGGTCCTGCCCCTGACGCACATCCGTGGGCGGTCGTTGCACGACGCGTTCGTCATCGTCGACGAGGCCCAGTCCCTCGAGCGCAACGTCCTGCTCACGGTGCTCTCGCGCATCGGGCAGTCCTCGCGGGTCGTCCTCACGCACGACGTCGCGCAGCGCGACAACCTGCGCGTCGGACGGCACGACGGCGTCGCGGCCGTGATCGAGGCGCTCAAGGGGCACCCGTTGTTCGCGCACGTGACACTGACCCGGTCCGAGCGCTCGCCCGTCGCGGCGCTCGTGACGGAGATGCTGGAGAGCATCGAGGTCTGA
- a CDS encoding FUSC family protein, which produces MPPSSSPLAPPSTPPATTAPRHAPTTQPAPTGRRSPVRAAAREVLDPAHLRAALRLTSVDATLVAALLCGASVAVALVIAATSGHQDLAGFAALGALTSLYGRFDPYRRRAALLASVGAVMVGAILVTTAVTAAGAPTWVSLAIVALLAGGMTALCQLLRTGPPGATIVVFAAGAGLAGAPTFADLAPRGLAGLLGVAVAWAVCVAGFLVRPSGPARLAVRRATLAAEAAALAPDDRGAVGRARDAVALARTVLADDASHRRTRATALRLADELSGAAGTPADLPPRLTLRATARESLAGASWRLRSVRVTLAAATAAVVAQVAGFGHPAWAAMGATATLQGTTTQHAVVRALQRALGTVAGALIAWPLLELHLGFWATAALVVGLQVVTEIVVGRHYGLAMLTITPMALLMTSLGGSSQGIALDRALDTAVGAVVGVLAVVLVHARTRPHEAA; this is translated from the coding sequence ATGCCACCCTCCTCCTCGCCCCTCGCTCCCCCGTCCACGCCCCCAGCCACGACAGCACCCCGGCACGCGCCGACGACCCAGCCGGCACCGACCGGTCGCCGCTCGCCGGTCCGCGCCGCCGCGCGCGAGGTCCTCGACCCCGCGCACCTGCGCGCCGCCCTGCGGCTCACCTCGGTCGACGCGACGCTCGTCGCGGCCCTGCTGTGCGGGGCGAGCGTCGCCGTCGCGCTCGTGATCGCCGCGACGAGCGGCCATCAGGACCTTGCGGGCTTCGCCGCCCTCGGCGCCCTGACCTCGCTGTACGGGCGCTTCGACCCGTACCGGCGCCGGGCGGCGCTGCTCGCGTCGGTCGGCGCGGTCATGGTCGGCGCGATCCTGGTCACGACCGCGGTCACCGCGGCGGGCGCCCCGACCTGGGTCTCGCTCGCGATCGTCGCGCTCCTCGCGGGAGGCATGACCGCGCTGTGCCAGCTCCTGCGCACGGGCCCTCCCGGCGCGACGATCGTCGTCTTCGCGGCAGGCGCAGGGCTCGCGGGGGCACCCACGTTCGCCGACCTCGCGCCCCGGGGGCTCGCCGGACTCCTGGGCGTCGCGGTCGCCTGGGCCGTGTGCGTCGCGGGATTCCTGGTCCGTCCGAGCGGTCCGGCGCGGCTCGCCGTGCGGCGCGCGACCCTCGCCGCCGAGGCCGCAGCCCTCGCTCCCGACGACCGCGGCGCCGTCGGGCGGGCGCGCGACGCCGTCGCCCTCGCACGGACCGTCCTCGCCGACGACGCGTCGCACCGCCGCACGCGCGCGACCGCGCTGCGGCTCGCCGACGAGCTCTCGGGGGCCGCCGGGACACCCGCCGACCTGCCACCGCGCCTGACCCTGCGCGCGACCGCGCGCGAGTCCCTCGCGGGAGCGAGCTGGCGGCTGCGCTCGGTGCGCGTGACGCTCGCGGCCGCGACCGCGGCGGTGGTCGCGCAGGTCGCAGGGTTCGGGCACCCCGCCTGGGCCGCGATGGGTGCGACCGCGACACTCCAGGGTACGACGACGCAGCACGCCGTGGTCCGCGCGCTCCAACGAGCCCTCGGCACGGTCGCGGGCGCCCTGATCGCCTGGCCGCTGCTCGAGCTGCACCTCGGCTTCTGGGCGACCGCAGCCCTCGTCGTCGGGCTGCAGGTCGTCACGGAGATCGTCGTGGGGCGCCACTACGGCCTCGCGATGCTGACCATCACGCCCATGGCCCTGCTCATGACGTCGCTCGGCGGGTCGAGCCAGGGCATCGCGCTCGACCGGGCGCTCGACACGGCGGTCGGTGCAGTCGTCGGTGTCCTCGCGGTCGTGCTGGTGCACGCGCGGACGCGACCTCACGAGGCTGCGTGA
- a CDS encoding MarR family winged helix-turn-helix transcriptional regulator, producing MDYVERLRAQWVERLPDVDFSPVDSIGRITRIAALLAESSDAALAQRSLTRPEFEVLAALRRAGRPLRAREVTTITRAPGASITKRLDHLQREGLVERTVVERDRRGVLLSLTEEGERLVDELFPAQLDRERAALDGLTDDQRERLGELLAIVLRRVDPVDY from the coding sequence GTGGACTACGTGGAACGCCTGCGGGCGCAGTGGGTCGAACGGCTGCCCGACGTCGACTTCTCGCCCGTGGACTCGATCGGCAGGATCACCCGCATCGCGGCGCTCCTGGCCGAGTCGAGCGACGCGGCCCTCGCGCAACGCTCCCTGACCCGGCCCGAGTTCGAGGTCCTCGCCGCGCTCCGCCGCGCGGGACGCCCTCTGCGGGCCCGCGAGGTCACGACCATCACGCGCGCGCCCGGCGCCTCGATCACCAAGCGGCTCGACCACCTCCAGCGCGAGGGGCTCGTCGAGCGCACCGTCGTCGAGCGCGACCGGCGCGGGGTGCTGCTCTCGCTCACCGAGGAGGGCGAACGGCTCGTCGACGAGCTCTTCCCCGCCCAGCTCGACCGCGAACGTGCGGCGCTCGACGGGCTCACCGACGACCAGCGCGAACGGCTCGGCGAGCTGCTCGCGATCGTGCTGCGACGGGTGGACCCGGTCGACTACTGA
- a CDS encoding VanZ family protein, with the protein MISTLLVQYPWFSPAVLALLVVAGPLAGRWLYGRPHVAWALFWISLVPIVLLTLVPSGREIVERCAVAWTLPTFGRVELMANVILCVPPVLLAAIASRRPLVAFLGGVAGSAAVELVQALAPALGRSCDTNDWLTNSIGAAIGALLAGAAIWAARRRPAQEPEPGRTEHRVGDRP; encoded by the coding sequence ATGATCTCCACCCTCCTGGTCCAGTACCCGTGGTTCTCCCCGGCGGTCCTCGCTCTGCTCGTGGTCGCCGGCCCCCTCGCGGGAAGGTGGCTGTACGGGCGCCCTCACGTCGCCTGGGCCCTGTTCTGGATCTCGCTCGTGCCGATCGTGCTGCTCACGCTCGTGCCGTCCGGTCGGGAGATCGTCGAACGGTGCGCCGTCGCCTGGACGCTCCCGACGTTCGGCCGCGTCGAGCTGATGGCCAACGTGATCCTCTGCGTGCCGCCCGTCCTGCTCGCCGCGATCGCGAGCCGCCGCCCGCTGGTCGCGTTCCTCGGTGGCGTCGCGGGCTCCGCCGCGGTCGAGCTGGTGCAGGCGCTGGCCCCCGCACTGGGGCGCTCGTGCGACACGAACGACTGGCTCACCAACTCGATCGGGGCCGCGATCGGCGCCCTCCTGGCCGGTGCCGCGATCTGGGCCGCCCGACGTCGGCCGGCTCAGGAGCCCGAACCCGGCCGGACCGAGCACCGGGTCGGCGACAGGCCGTGA
- a CDS encoding class II fumarate hydratase, translating to MTSAEASDYRIEHDTMGEVRVPAAALYRAQTQRAVENFPLSGTPLERSHIEALARVKKAAARANAELGVLDEDVAAAIVAAADEVASGAHDAHFPIDIFQTGSGTSSNMNTNEVLATLATRSLGREVHPNDHVNASQSSNDVFPTSVHLAATAGVVHDLVPALTHLAEALEAKSAEFATVVKSGRTHLMDATPVTLGQEFGGYAAAMRYGIERLQSALPRAAEVPLGGTAVGTGINTPAGFPQRVIALLVEDTGLPLTEARDHFEAQSSRDGLVELSGALRTIAVSITKICNDLRWMGSGPNTGLGEIFIPDLQPGSSIMPGKVNPVVPEAVLMIAARVIGNDATVAWAGASGSFELNVQIPVIALGVLESIRLLSNASVVLADKTVVGITANVERARALAESSPSIVTPLNRVIGYEAAAKVAKHSVKQGLTVREAVIDLGFVERGEVTEEQLDTALDVLSMTRPPQA from the coding sequence ATGACTTCTGCCGAAGCTTCCGACTACCGCATCGAGCACGACACCATGGGTGAGGTCCGCGTCCCCGCGGCCGCCCTCTACCGCGCGCAGACGCAGCGCGCCGTGGAGAACTTCCCGCTGTCGGGCACCCCTCTCGAGCGCAGCCACATCGAGGCCCTCGCTCGCGTCAAGAAGGCCGCCGCGCGCGCGAACGCCGAGCTGGGGGTGCTCGACGAGGACGTCGCGGCCGCCATCGTGGCCGCCGCCGACGAGGTCGCCTCGGGCGCCCACGACGCCCACTTCCCGATCGACATCTTCCAGACGGGCTCCGGCACGTCGTCGAACATGAACACCAACGAGGTCCTCGCGACGCTCGCGACGCGCTCGCTGGGCCGCGAGGTCCACCCCAACGACCACGTCAACGCGTCGCAGTCGTCGAACGACGTCTTCCCGACGTCGGTGCACCTGGCCGCGACCGCGGGCGTCGTGCACGACCTGGTCCCCGCTCTGACGCACCTCGCGGAGGCGCTCGAGGCCAAGTCGGCCGAGTTCGCGACGGTCGTGAAGTCGGGCCGCACGCACCTCATGGACGCGACGCCCGTCACGCTCGGCCAGGAGTTCGGCGGGTACGCGGCGGCCATGCGCTACGGGATCGAGCGCCTGCAGTCGGCGCTCCCCCGCGCGGCCGAGGTGCCCCTGGGCGGGACGGCCGTCGGCACGGGCATCAACACCCCGGCCGGCTTCCCGCAGCGCGTCATCGCGCTGCTCGTCGAGGACACGGGCCTGCCGCTGACCGAGGCGCGCGACCACTTCGAGGCGCAGAGCTCGCGCGACGGGCTCGTCGAGCTCTCGGGCGCGCTACGCACCATCGCGGTCTCGATCACGAAGATCTGCAACGACCTGCGCTGGATGGGCTCGGGCCCCAACACGGGCCTGGGCGAGATCTTCATCCCCGACCTGCAGCCCGGCTCGTCGATCATGCCGGGCAAGGTCAACCCGGTCGTGCCCGAGGCCGTCCTCATGATCGCCGCACGCGTGATCGGCAACGACGCGACCGTGGCGTGGGCCGGTGCGAGCGGCTCGTTCGAGCTCAACGTGCAGATCCCCGTCATCGCGCTCGGTGTGCTCGAGTCGATCCGCCTGCTGTCGAACGCGTCGGTCGTCCTCGCGGACAAGACGGTCGTGGGCATCACGGCCAACGTCGAGCGTGCGCGCGCGCTCGCGGAGTCCTCGCCGTCGATCGTCACGCCGCTCAACCGCGTGATCGGCTACGAGGCGGCGGCCAAGGTCGCCAAGCACTCGGTCAAGCAGGGCCTGACGGTCCGCGAGGCCGTGATCGACCTGGGCTTCGTCGAGCGCGGCGAGGTCACCGAGGAACAGCTCGACACGGCGCTCGACGTCCTGTCGATGACGCGCCCGCCGCAGGCGTGA
- a CDS encoding carbonic anhydrase: MTPAEAWAQLRDGNGRFVRDEMEHPSQGAARRAEVSVAQHPHTVIFGCADSRVAAEIIFDQGLGDVFVVRTAGHVLDTTVIGSIEYGVNILGTPLVVVLGHDSCGAIAAAAHTLATGEQADGFVRAVVDRVIPSIVNITSSKGGVSAVDPDTLRREHVRHTVDMLHGYSAALADAVAEGRLAIVGVEYTLADGRARLVEVVGEVGDTPDV; encoded by the coding sequence ATGACCCCCGCCGAGGCCTGGGCCCAGCTCCGCGACGGCAACGGACGATTCGTGCGCGACGAGATGGAGCACCCCTCGCAGGGCGCCGCGCGCCGCGCCGAGGTCAGCGTGGCCCAGCACCCCCACACCGTGATCTTCGGCTGCGCGGACTCGCGCGTCGCGGCCGAGATCATCTTCGACCAGGGGCTCGGTGACGTGTTCGTCGTGCGGACCGCGGGTCACGTCCTGGACACCACGGTGATCGGGTCGATCGAGTACGGGGTCAACATCCTCGGGACGCCGCTCGTGGTCGTGCTCGGCCACGACAGCTGCGGCGCGATCGCCGCGGCCGCCCACACGCTCGCGACGGGCGAGCAGGCCGACGGGTTCGTCCGGGCGGTCGTCGACCGGGTCATCCCCTCGATCGTCAACATCACGAGCAGCAAGGGTGGCGTGTCCGCGGTCGACCCGGACACGCTGCGCCGCGAGCACGTGCGCCACACCGTGGACATGCTGCACGGCTACTCCGCGGCGCTCGCCGACGCGGTCGCCGAGGGACGGCTCGCGATCGTCGGTGTCGAGTACACGCTCGCGGACGGCCGTGCCCGGCTGGTCGAGGTCGTGGGCGAGGTCGGCGACACCCCGGACGTGTGA